A genomic stretch from Pseudomonas sp. MUP55 includes:
- a CDS encoding L,D-transpeptidase family protein: MFKKHACYLSICLLVTPLVATAEALPVEPLPVTTPAPVDLAPLQQALAQLPSVCPQLAPRIDPSAQVRLQAFYQQQGDTPQWSDDERRQALHSQLLMLADDGLDPTHYSLPTADATANVLCSDIAVSQQYLQALQDLHYGRLQQSRFEPLWHSQPPAVDPDTAVLAFAATGLHDLAQAFDQARPSADLYRSLRNAYSSVRQQPLPQWEAVGDGPLLRPGMEDPRVPQLARRLYSGGYLAVEPKGSAKQYRAELVAAVKAFQLSHSLQSDGVIGAGTVAELNISPAMRRDQLRINLERFRWLAQDLEPEGVVVNVAAAQLSVYQSGIPVWQTRLQVGRAERQTPLLKSRITRLTLNPTWTIPPTIMREDKLPAIRLNPEYLRQQNLQVLDAAGHPLTPDQVDWTRPGNILLRQEAGPRNPLGKIVMRFPNPYSVYLHDTPSQPLFTKGPRAFSSGCVRVEQPLLLRDLLVSPAERTRTDELLATGVTHEFRLATPVPVLLGYWTVEVDRQGSLVYAPDIYARDPVLIKAMGSVL, translated from the coding sequence GCCGCTGCAACAGGCGCTGGCGCAGTTGCCCAGCGTCTGCCCCCAGCTCGCGCCGCGTATCGACCCCAGCGCGCAAGTGCGTCTGCAAGCGTTTTACCAGCAGCAGGGCGACACGCCGCAGTGGTCGGACGATGAGCGTCGCCAAGCCCTGCACAGCCAGTTGCTGATGCTGGCCGACGACGGCCTGGATCCCACCCACTATAGCCTGCCCACCGCGGACGCCACGGCCAACGTGCTGTGCAGCGACATCGCGGTCAGTCAGCAGTACCTGCAAGCCCTGCAGGATTTGCACTACGGACGCCTGCAGCAATCGCGCTTCGAACCGCTCTGGCACTCCCAGCCGCCTGCCGTCGATCCAGACACCGCCGTGCTGGCCTTTGCCGCCACCGGCTTGCACGACCTGGCACAGGCGTTCGACCAGGCGCGGCCCAGCGCGGATTTGTATCGCAGCCTGCGTAACGCCTATTCCAGCGTGCGTCAGCAGCCGCTGCCGCAGTGGGAAGCGGTCGGTGACGGGCCGCTGTTGCGCCCCGGCATGGAAGACCCACGGGTGCCGCAACTGGCGCGTCGGCTCTACAGCGGCGGTTACCTGGCCGTCGAACCCAAGGGCAGCGCCAAGCAGTACCGCGCCGAACTGGTCGCTGCGGTCAAGGCGTTCCAGCTCAGCCACTCGTTGCAGTCCGACGGTGTGATCGGCGCTGGTACCGTGGCCGAACTCAATATCAGCCCGGCGATGCGCCGTGATCAGCTGCGCATCAACCTTGAGCGGTTTCGCTGGCTGGCCCAGGATCTGGAGCCTGAGGGGGTGGTGGTCAACGTTGCCGCCGCGCAATTGAGCGTGTATCAGAGCGGCATACCGGTATGGCAGACCCGCCTGCAGGTAGGTCGCGCCGAGCGCCAGACGCCGCTGCTCAAGTCGCGCATCACGCGGTTGACCCTCAACCCGACCTGGACCATCCCACCCACCATCATGCGCGAGGACAAGCTGCCGGCCATCCGCCTCAATCCCGAGTACCTGCGCCAGCAGAACCTGCAAGTGCTCGACGCCGCAGGCCACCCGCTGACGCCGGATCAGGTCGACTGGACGCGCCCCGGCAACATTTTGCTGCGTCAGGAAGCGGGGCCGCGTAACCCGCTGGGCAAGATCGTGATGCGCTTCCCCAACCCGTATTCGGTGTACCTGCATGACACGCCGAGCCAGCCACTGTTTACCAAGGGGCCGCGAGCGTTCAGTTCGGGGTGTGTGCGCGTCGAGCAACCGTTGTTGCTGCGCGACCTGCTGGTCAGCCCGGCTGAACGCACGCGCACCGATGAACTGCTGGCTACCGGCGTGACCCATGAATTCAGGCTGGCCACGCCGGTACCGGTGCTGCTGGGGTATTGGACGGTTGAAGTGGATCGCCAGGGCAGCCTGGTGTACGCGCCGGACATCTATGCCCGCGACCCGGTATTGATCAAGGCGATGGGGAGCGTGCTGTAG
- a CDS encoding HAMP domain-containing sensor histidine kinase, with product MSLLNPSKGWRSSSSRLLALYSSLFVAWSCILMGVLYYEVSGYLSDLSRHSLMQRQHLFQHFDGEELVDALTTSMTFDMKGVDAYGLFDGQFRPLSGPIRAVPPDLPLDGKIHALANCVDSDDPKLPKDSCDAVATHTEDGRWLVLVRANGSLFGVTRIIWHALLWALSLTIIPGAAGWHLLRRRPLRRIRKIQASAEAIVAGDLTHRLPLSNRRDELDMLAAIVNGMLDRIEKLMNEVKGVCDNIAHDLRTPLTRLRAQLYRIKQQAEEDSAHAVKLDDAIAETDTLMARFRGLLRISELEDHQRRSGFLLMDPLPLLRELHDFYLPLAEEGELELVLQTPDSLPWITGDRALLFEALANLLSNSIKFTPPEGKVILRAVNDLGSTRIEVLDSGPGIPAAERASVFQRFYRVDESDQQGGFGLGLSIVAAIINLHGFKLDVGTSELGGAQLALECRQQLMPE from the coding sequence ATGTCATTGCTGAACCCCTCTAAGGGCTGGCGCTCTTCCAGCAGCCGTTTGCTGGCGTTGTACAGTTCGCTGTTCGTGGCCTGGAGCTGCATCCTCATGGGGGTGCTGTATTACGAAGTGTCGGGCTACCTCAGCGACCTGTCGCGCCACTCGCTGATGCAGCGTCAGCATCTGTTCCAGCATTTCGACGGCGAAGAACTGGTGGACGCACTGACCACCAGCATGACGTTCGACATGAAAGGCGTGGACGCCTACGGCCTGTTCGACGGCCAATTTCGCCCCTTGAGCGGGCCGATCCGCGCAGTGCCGCCCGACCTGCCGCTGGATGGCAAGATTCACGCCCTGGCCAACTGCGTCGACTCCGACGACCCGAAACTGCCCAAGGACAGCTGCGACGCCGTGGCCACCCATACCGAAGACGGCCGCTGGCTGGTGCTGGTGCGCGCCAACGGTTCGCTGTTCGGCGTGACCCGGATCATCTGGCATGCCCTGTTGTGGGCACTGTCGCTGACCATCATCCCCGGCGCCGCCGGCTGGCATTTGCTGCGTCGCCGTCCGCTGCGGCGCATTCGCAAGATCCAGGCGAGCGCCGAAGCCATCGTCGCCGGCGACCTGACCCACCGCCTGCCCCTGTCCAATCGGCGTGATGAGCTGGACATGCTCGCCGCCATCGTCAATGGCATGCTCGACCGCATCGAGAAGCTGATGAACGAGGTCAAGGGCGTGTGCGACAACATCGCCCACGATTTGCGCACCCCGCTGACGCGCCTGCGGGCGCAGCTATACCGCATCAAGCAACAGGCGGAGGAAGACTCGGCGCACGCGGTAAAGCTCGATGACGCAATTGCTGAAACCGACACGCTGATGGCGCGTTTTCGCGGTTTGCTGCGCATTTCCGAACTGGAAGACCACCAGCGTCGCTCGGGCTTTCTGCTGATGGACCCGCTGCCGCTGCTGCGCGAACTGCACGACTTCTACCTGCCCCTGGCCGAAGAAGGCGAGCTGGAACTGGTGCTGCAGACCCCGGATTCACTGCCCTGGATTACCGGCGACCGCGCGCTGTTGTTCGAGGCCCTGGCCAACCTGCTCAGCAACTCGATCAAGTTCACTCCGCCCGAGGGCAAGGTGATCCTGCGCGCGGTCAATGACCTGGGGAGCACACGCATCGAAGTGCTCGACTCCGGGCCGGGCATTCCGGCAGCCGAACGCGCTTCGGTGTTCCAGCGCTTTTATCGGGTTGATGAAAGCGACCAGCAAGGCGGGTTCGGCCTGGGCCTGTCGATTGTCGCAGCGATCATCAACCTGCACGGCTTCAAGCTGGACGTAGGCACCAGCGAACTGGGCGGCGCGCAGCTGGCGCTGGAATGCCGCCAGCAACTGATGCCGGAATAA
- a CDS encoding response regulator transcription factor has protein sequence MTRILTIEDDAVTAREIVAELSSHGLDVDWVDNGREGLVRAVSGDYDLITLDRMLPELDGLAIVTTLRTIGVSTPILMISALSDVDERVRGLRAGGDDYLTKPFASDEMAARVEVLLRRKSTVKEFETALRVADLELNLISREASRAEQPLSLLPTEYKLLEFLMRNTGQILSRMMIFEEVWGYHFDPGTNLIDVHIGRLRKKIDPPGLTPLIRTVRGSGYVIAEPL, from the coding sequence ATGACCCGTATTTTGACCATCGAGGATGACGCCGTAACGGCCCGCGAGATCGTCGCCGAGCTGAGTAGCCATGGACTGGACGTAGACTGGGTGGACAATGGCCGCGAAGGCCTGGTCCGTGCGGTGAGTGGTGATTACGATCTGATCACGCTCGACCGCATGCTGCCTGAACTGGATGGCCTGGCCATCGTCACCACCCTGCGCACTATCGGGGTCTCGACGCCGATCCTGATGATCAGCGCCCTCTCCGACGTCGATGAACGCGTGCGTGGCCTGCGCGCCGGCGGCGATGACTACTTGACCAAACCCTTCGCCTCCGACGAAATGGCCGCCCGCGTCGAGGTGCTGCTGCGGCGTAAAAGCACAGTCAAGGAATTCGAAACCGCGCTGCGCGTGGCCGACCTCGAACTGAACCTGATCAGCCGCGAAGCCAGCCGCGCCGAGCAACCACTGAGCCTGTTGCCCACCGAGTACAAGCTGCTGGAATTTCTGATGCGCAACACCGGGCAGATCCTGTCGCGGATGATGATCTTCGAGGAAGTCTGGGGTTATCACTTCGACCCCGGCACCAACCTGATCGACGTGCACATCGGTCGCCTGCGCAAGAAAATCGACCCACCGGGCCTCACGCCGCTGATTCGCACGGTACGAGGCTCGGGATATGTCATTGCTGAACCCCTCTAA
- a CDS encoding MurR/RpiR family transcriptional regulator: MSRTDPEINLEDTIASPPINAERLLQLITDEYESLPRQLKRIASYMSQQSDRIMVDRISDIARECEVHPSAIVRFSQRFGFSGFSEMQALFREAYTHKTTPVQNYQQRIRSMIANKSQKASGGDLARECVNATLSGIERLGMELDDVAFDKAVDLVVNADNIYVVGVRRSFAVADYLVYNLQHTNKRIHLISGLGGSYREQMRSVRANDLVIAISFTPYGKETQHCLRIAQHHQAKTLIITDSNLSPLAKRANAVLLVNEGSSFAFRSLSATLCLCQALFIAVAYRLELKVDEIHEQVGFDD, translated from the coding sequence ATGTCCCGCACCGATCCCGAGATCAACCTGGAAGATACAATCGCCAGCCCTCCGATCAATGCCGAGCGCCTGTTGCAGCTGATCACCGACGAATACGAAAGCCTGCCACGCCAACTCAAGCGCATCGCCAGCTACATGAGCCAGCAGAGCGACCGCATCATGGTTGACCGCATCAGCGATATCGCCCGGGAATGCGAAGTGCACCCCTCGGCCATCGTGCGCTTCTCCCAGCGTTTCGGCTTCAGTGGGTTCAGTGAGATGCAGGCGCTGTTTCGCGAGGCGTACACCCACAAGACCACGCCGGTGCAGAACTACCAGCAACGCATCCGCAGCATGATCGCCAACAAGTCGCAGAAGGCCAGCGGCGGCGACCTGGCGCGCGAGTGCGTCAATGCGACGTTGTCAGGCATTGAACGCCTGGGCATGGAGCTCGACGACGTGGCCTTCGACAAGGCCGTGGACCTGGTGGTCAATGCCGACAATATCTACGTGGTCGGCGTGCGCCGCTCATTCGCGGTGGCCGACTACCTGGTGTACAACCTGCAACACACCAACAAGCGCATCCACCTGATCTCGGGCCTGGGCGGCAGTTACCGCGAGCAGATGCGCAGCGTGCGCGCCAATGACCTGGTGATCGCCATCAGCTTCACGCCTTACGGCAAAGAGACCCAACACTGCCTGCGCATCGCCCAGCATCACCAGGCCAAAACGCTGATCATCACCGACAGCAACCTGTCGCCCCTGGCCAAGCGGGCCAACGCGGTGTTGCTGGTCAATGAGGGTTCGTCGTTTGCCTTCCGCTCGTTGAGCGCCACGTTATGCCTGTGCCAGGCCTTGTTCATTGCGGTGGCATATCGGTTGGAGCTGAAGGTGGATGAGATTCACGAGCAAGTAGGTTTCGACGACTGA
- a CDS encoding bifunctional 5-dehydro-2-deoxygluconokinase/5-dehydro-2-deoxyphosphogluconate aldolase: MGQTRFASGRQLDLICLGRLGVDLYAQQVGARLEDVSSFAKYLGGSSANIAFGTARLGLKSAMLSRVGDDHMGRFLVESLAREGCDVSAIKVDPERLTALVLLGLKDRETFPLVFYRENCADMALRAEDISEAFIASSKALLITGTHFSTDGVYKASIQALDYAARHNVKRVLDIDYRPVLWGLASKADGETRFVADQNVSQHVQKILPRFDLIVGTEEEFLIAGGSEDLLSALRTVRELTPATLVVKLGPQGCTVIHGAIPERLEDGAIYPGVRVEVLNVLGAGDAFMSGFLSGWLNDASDERCSQLANACGGLVVSRHACAPAMPTPAELEYLFNSPVPITRPDQDATLQRLHRVSVPRKTWKQLFVFAFDHRWQLVDLAQRGGQDLARISAIKQLFIQAIERVERKLGEQGIEADVGLLADQRFGQDALNAASGRGWWIARPVEVQNSRPLAFEHGRSIGSNLIAWPQEQIIKCLVQFHPDDEPLLRLEQEAQLKAVYEASIVSGHELLLEVIPPKDHPSTYPDVLYRSLKRLYNLGIYPAWWKIEAQSAEDWKKLDELIEERDPYCRGVVLLGLNASAECLADGFQQASQSTTCRGFAVGRTIFQEPSRAWMAGEIDDEVLIQQVQATFEQLINAWRSARAQSPF, from the coding sequence ATGGGCCAGACTCGTTTTGCCAGTGGGCGTCAATTGGATCTGATTTGCCTCGGACGCCTGGGCGTCGACCTCTATGCGCAGCAAGTGGGGGCGCGGCTTGAGGACGTGTCCAGCTTTGCCAAATACCTCGGCGGTTCCTCCGCCAATATCGCCTTCGGCACCGCGCGGCTGGGGCTCAAGTCGGCGATGCTCAGCCGTGTGGGCGACGACCACATGGGCCGCTTTCTCGTGGAGTCCCTGGCCCGTGAAGGCTGCGACGTCAGCGCGATCAAGGTCGACCCGGAGCGCCTCACCGCCCTGGTGCTGCTGGGCCTCAAGGACCGTGAAACCTTCCCGCTGGTGTTCTACCGCGAAAACTGCGCCGACATGGCCCTGCGCGCCGAAGACATCAGCGAAGCCTTCATTGCCTCCAGTAAAGCGCTGCTGATCACCGGCACGCATTTCTCCACCGATGGCGTGTACAAGGCCAGCATCCAGGCGCTGGATTACGCCGCCAGGCACAACGTCAAACGCGTGCTCGACATCGATTACCGCCCCGTACTATGGGGCCTGGCCAGCAAGGCCGATGGCGAGACCCGTTTCGTTGCCGACCAGAACGTCAGCCAGCATGTGCAGAAGATCCTGCCGCGTTTCGACCTGATCGTCGGCACCGAAGAAGAGTTCTTGATCGCCGGCGGCAGTGAGGACTTGCTCAGCGCGCTGCGTACCGTGCGCGAACTGACGCCCGCCACCCTGGTAGTCAAGCTCGGTCCGCAAGGCTGCACGGTGATCCACGGCGCCATTCCAGAACGCCTGGAAGACGGTGCGATCTACCCCGGCGTGCGCGTGGAAGTGCTCAATGTGCTGGGCGCCGGCGATGCCTTTATGTCGGGTTTTCTCAGCGGTTGGCTCAATGACGCCAGCGATGAGCGTTGCAGCCAGTTGGCCAATGCCTGTGGCGGCCTGGTGGTGTCGCGCCACGCCTGCGCACCGGCCATGCCGACACCCGCCGAGTTGGAGTACCTGTTCAACAGCCCTGTGCCGATCACCCGGCCGGACCAGGACGCGACCCTGCAACGCCTGCACCGCGTCAGCGTGCCGCGCAAAACCTGGAAGCAGCTGTTTGTGTTCGCCTTCGACCACCGCTGGCAACTGGTCGACCTGGCCCAACGCGGCGGCCAGGACCTGGCGCGCATCAGTGCGATCAAGCAATTGTTTATCCAGGCCATCGAGCGCGTGGAGCGCAAGCTGGGCGAGCAGGGCATCGAGGCCGACGTGGGCCTGCTCGCCGACCAGCGCTTCGGCCAGGATGCGCTCAATGCGGCCAGCGGTCGCGGCTGGTGGATCGCCCGCCCGGTGGAAGTACAGAACTCGCGGCCCCTGGCGTTCGAGCACGGCCGCTCGATCGGCAGCAACCTGATCGCCTGGCCTCAGGAACAGATCATCAAGTGCCTGGTGCAATTTCATCCCGATGACGAACCGCTGCTGCGCCTGGAACAGGAAGCGCAACTCAAGGCGGTGTACGAAGCCTCGATTGTCAGCGGCCATGAACTGCTGCTGGAAGTGATCCCGCCCAAGGATCACCCCTCCACCTACCCGGACGTGCTCTACCGCAGCCTCAAGCGCCTGTACAACCTGGGCATCTACCCGGCGTGGTGGAAGATCGAGGCGCAATCGGCGGAGGACTGGAAAAAGCTCGACGAACTGATCGAAGAGCGCGACCCGTACTGCCGTGGTGTGGTGCTGTTGGGCCTGAATGCTTCGGCCGAATGCCTCGCCGACGGTTTCCAGCAAGCCAGCCAGAGTACGACCTGCCGAGGGTTTGCCGTGGGCCGCACGATCTTCCAGGAACCGAGCCGCGCGTGGATGGCGGGGGAGATCGATGATGAGGTTCTGATTCAGCAGGTCCAGGCGACGTTCGAGCAGCTCATCAACGCCTGGCGCAGTGCCCGTGCCCAGTCACCGTTCTAA